A section of the Suncus etruscus isolate mSunEtr1 chromosome X, mSunEtr1.pri.cur, whole genome shotgun sequence genome encodes:
- the LOC125998761 gene encoding LOW QUALITY PROTEIN: transcription factor SPT20 homolog (The sequence of the model RefSeq protein was modified relative to this genomic sequence to represent the inferred CDS: inserted 2 bases in 1 codon; deleted 1 base in 1 codon), translating to MLRSLEQALDQAECIIESAQQRPPKRNYSSDGEKSLHEKLEKLYDIYVEECKKEPEEIQELKTNVNLLEKFVKREPLPCLIVNLFPGKDGYSLMLKDKNGTCSEYIHLPYEESELLDYLDAKQLPPILVDLLDKSHINIFYSGCVIAEIRDYRQSSNRVPPGFQSRHILLQPTMQTLACDVQSMTSNSQLWSQEDKLVLESQLLLATADPLCLDPSVAVDCTANRLLYNKQKMNTHSMRGSLERYSSSSLSRQEELSGCSSPPELSMVNNCKRSKQNRAVSQYDLKISRASICVDTWKQRPCDFAVPSEVAVEKYAKGRTSISKPAAWPAHEVEDNSGFGCKTGQQSWKIKSILMQSSNDPPFSGIVXYTEARCETPLSPAHSTDDHSHGIMPESKMDTRSMINWPEELALKDSLVRDSTSSGVSAGQLSQGSERVHFEPMLISSSILEKENNFYDLPMTLLSSSEDSSSYILCGSEQSPGDSCSFPAKVISHIITDKPGCDFCHHTKYPGPVYRYHLCPLSNPYKDLWSCLLMSSR from the exons atgcTACGATCTTTAGAACAAGCTTTGGATCAGGCAGAGTGTATCATTGAAAGTGCCCAACAGAGACCCCCTAAAAGGAATTACTCATCTGATGGGGAAAAATCTCTCCAtgaaaaattgg aaaaattatatgaCATATATGTTGAAGAATGCAAAAAGGAGCCTGAGGAAATACAGGAATTAAAAACCAATGTGAACTTACTAGAGAAGTTTGTTAAGAGAGAGCCACTGCCCTGTTTAATTGTAAACCTATTCCCAGGAAAAGATGGTTATTCACTGATGCTGAAGGACAAAAATGGGACTTGTTCAGAGTACATACACCTGCCTTATGAAGAATCAGAATTGCTTGACTACTTGGATGCAAAACAATTACCTCCTATTTTGGTGGATCTCCTGGATAAGTctcacattaatattttttactctGGATGTGTCATAGCAGAAATCAGGGACTACAGGCAGTCAAGCAATAGGGTGCCTCCAGGCTTCCAAAGTAGGCATATTCTCTTACAACCAACCATGCAGACTTTAGCCTGTGATGTACAGTCAATGACCAGCAATAGCCAGTTATGGTCTCAGGAAGACAAACTAGTGCTTGAGAGCCAGCTGCTCTTAGCAACAGCCGACCCGCTGTGTCTTGACCCTTCTGTAGCAGTTGACTGCACTGCAAACCGACTGCTCTACAATAAGCAAAAGATGAACACTCACTCAATGAGAGGAAGCCTCGAGAGgtattcttcttcctctcttagtAGGCAGGAGGAGTTGTCTGGTTGCTCATCTCCTCCTGAGCTAAGCATGGTGAATAACtgcaaaagaagcaaacaaaatagaGCCGTCTCACAGTATGATCTCAAAATTTCT AGGGCAAGTATCTGTGTAGATACTTGGAAACAGAGACCCTGTGACTTTGCTGTCCCTTCTGAAGTAGCTGTGGAGAAATACGCAAAAGGCAGGACAAGTATCTCAAAACCAGCTGCCTGGCCAGCCCATGAGGTGGAAGATAATTCTGGATTTGGATGTAAAACTGGCCAACAGTCTTGGAAAATCAAGTCGATCTTGATGCAGTCATCTAATGACCCACCTTTCTCTGGGATAGT ATATACAGAAGCCAGATGTGAGACACCACTGTCTCCAGCCCACTCCACTGATGACCATTCACATGGTATTATGCCGGAGTCTAAGATGGACACTAGGAGCATGATCAATTGGCCTGAGGAGTTAGCCTTGAAGGATAGTCTAGTTAGAGACTCCACTAGCTCTGGTGTCTCTGCTGGTCAACTTTCCCAAGGAAGTGAAAGAGTACATTTTGAGCCGATGCTGATTTCCAGTTCAATCCTGGAGAaggaaaataacttttatgaTCTACCTATGACACTTCTTTCAAGCTCTGAAGACAGTTCTTCAT ACATCCTCTGTGGAAGTGAACAGAGTCCAGGTGACTCCTGCAGCTTCCCTGCCAAAGTCATCAGTCATATCATCACAGACAAGCCAGGCTGTGACTTCTGTCACCATACCAAGTATCCTGGTCCTGTCTACAGATACCATCTGTGTCCACTATCAAATCCTTACAAAGATCTCTGGTCCTGTCTACTGATGTCATCCAGATAA